The following are encoded together in the Bacillus cereus group sp. RP43 genome:
- the rbsC gene encoding ribose ABC transporter permease (functions to transport ribose at high affinity; forms a complex with RbsA2C2B) → MAKKGNVLQQLGSLIGLVLIIVVITALNPAFIEIPNLFNILRQVSINALIAFGMTFVILTGGIDLSVGSILALSSALVAGMMASGMDPFLAMVVGLLAGLAMGIVNGIIIAKGKVAPFIATLATMTIFRGLTLVYMDGRPITGLGDHLMFQMFGRGYFLGIPVPAVTMMIAFAVLYFILKKTTFGRRTFAIGGNEEAAALSGINVTRIKVMIYGLSGILAALAGIVLTSRLDSAQPTAGTSYELDAIAAVVLGGTSLSGGRGWIVGTFIGVLIIGVLNNGLNLLGVSSFFQQVVKGLVILLAVLIDRRKEA, encoded by the coding sequence ATGGCTAAAAAGGGGAATGTATTACAACAACTTGGTTCTTTAATTGGATTAGTATTAATTATCGTAGTAATTACAGCTTTAAATCCAGCATTTATTGAAATTCCAAATTTATTTAATATACTGCGCCAAGTATCGATTAATGCACTCATTGCATTTGGAATGACCTTCGTTATTTTAACAGGGGGTATTGACTTATCGGTAGGTTCTATCTTAGCATTATCAAGTGCACTTGTTGCCGGAATGATGGCAAGTGGCATGGATCCGTTCCTTGCAATGGTAGTTGGATTATTAGCAGGTCTTGCAATGGGGATTGTAAACGGTATCATTATTGCGAAGGGAAAAGTAGCTCCGTTTATTGCAACTTTAGCAACAATGACTATTTTTCGCGGGTTGACGCTTGTTTATATGGACGGACGTCCGATCACTGGTCTTGGTGATCATTTAATGTTCCAAATGTTTGGCCGTGGTTATTTCCTTGGTATTCCTGTGCCAGCCGTTACAATGATGATCGCTTTTGCAGTACTGTACTTTATTTTAAAGAAAACAACGTTTGGTCGCCGTACGTTTGCGATTGGTGGAAATGAAGAAGCCGCAGCTTTATCAGGTATTAATGTTACGAGAATTAAAGTAATGATTTACGGTCTTTCCGGAATTTTGGCAGCGCTTGCAGGTATTGTCTTAACATCAAGGTTAGATTCTGCACAGCCGACTGCTGGTACTTCTTACGAATTAGATGCAATTGCTGCAGTTGTGTTAGGAGGAACGAGTCTTTCTGGCGGAAGAGGATGGATTGTTGGTACATTCATCGGTGTGCTTATTATTGGTGTACTAAATAACGGTTTAAATTTATTAGGTGTATCTTCTTTCTTCCAACAAGTCGTAAAAGGACTTGTAATCTTACTAGCTGTACTAATTGATCGTCGAAAAGAAGCGTAA
- the inhA2 gene encoding M6 family metalloprotease immune inhibitor InhA2 produces the protein MKRKAPFKVLSTLAIAAIIGCTSVMSAPLAYAETPAKESVSTTPIDHNLIQEDRLAEALKERGTINPASSKEETKKAVEQYIEKKQGDQANKEILPDDAAQEASDFVKKVKEKKMEEKENVKKAEKNVSPEQKPEPNKKQLNGQVPTSKAKQAPYKGSVRSDKVLVLLVEFSDYKHNNIDQTPGYMYSKDFSREHYQKMLFGNEPYTLFDGSKVKTFKQYYEEQSGGSYTTDGYVTEWLTVPGKASDYGADGSSGHDNKGPKGARDLVKEALHAAAEKGLDLSQFDQFDRYDTNSDGNQNEPDGVIDHLMVIHSGVGQEAGGGKLGDDAIWSHRSKLATDPVAIEGTKSKVDYFGGKVAAHDYTIEPEDGAVGVFAHEFGHDLGLPDEYDTKYTGNGSPVEAWSLMSGGSWTGKIAGTEPTSFSPQNKDFLQKNMGGNWAKILEVDYDKIKRGVGIPTYIDQSVTKSNRPGVVRVNLPDKSVETIKPEFGKHAYYSTRGDDMHTTLETPFFDLTKGTNAKFDYKANYELEAECDFIEVHAVTEDGTKILIDRLGEKVVQGDKDTTDGKWIDKSYDLSQFKGKKVKLQFDYITDPALTYKGFAMDSVNVTVDGQVVFSDDAEGQSKMKLNGFVVSDGTEKKAHYYYLEWRNYAGSDSGLKAGRGPVYNTGLVVWYADDSFKDNWVGVHPGEGFLGVVDSHPEALVGNLNGKPAYGNTGMQIADAAFSFDQTPAWSANSLTRGQFNYTGLQGVTTFDDSKVYSNKQIADAGRKVPNLGLKFQVVGQADDKSAGAVWIRR, from the coding sequence ATGAAAAGAAAAGCTCCATTTAAAGTACTATCAACGTTAGCAATTGCGGCAATTATCGGATGTACATCTGTAATGAGTGCTCCGTTAGCATACGCAGAAACGCCAGCAAAAGAAAGTGTGTCTACAACGCCAATTGATCATAATTTAATTCAAGAAGATCGTTTAGCGGAAGCGCTGAAAGAAAGAGGAACAATTAATCCAGCATCGTCTAAAGAAGAGACAAAAAAGGCTGTAGAGCAATATATTGAAAAAAAGCAAGGGGATCAGGCGAATAAAGAAATTCTTCCCGATGATGCTGCTCAAGAAGCATCTGATTTCGTGAAAAAGGTAAAAGAGAAAAAGATGGAAGAAAAGGAGAACGTAAAGAAGGCTGAAAAAAATGTTAGCCCTGAGCAAAAGCCGGAACCAAATAAAAAGCAATTGAATGGACAAGTTCCAACTTCCAAGGCAAAGCAAGCTCCATATAAGGGATCTGTTCGATCGGATAAAGTATTAGTGCTACTCGTTGAATTTAGTGATTATAAACATAATAATATTGATCAAACACCAGGTTATATGTATTCGAAAGACTTTAGTAGAGAACATTATCAAAAGATGTTGTTTGGTAATGAGCCTTATACATTATTTGATGGTTCGAAAGTAAAAACATTTAAACAATACTATGAAGAGCAGTCTGGCGGTAGCTATACGACAGACGGATATGTAACGGAGTGGCTAACTGTTCCAGGAAAAGCATCTGATTATGGAGCTGATGGTAGTAGTGGTCACGATAATAAAGGTCCAAAAGGTGCACGTGATTTAGTGAAGGAAGCTTTACATGCAGCTGCTGAGAAAGGGTTAGACTTATCTCAGTTCGATCAATTCGATAGATATGATACAAATAGCGATGGGAATCAAAATGAACCTGACGGTGTAATTGATCATTTAATGGTAATTCATTCTGGTGTTGGTCAAGAAGCTGGTGGCGGTAAATTAGGTGATGATGCAATCTGGTCACATCGTTCAAAATTAGCTACAGATCCAGTAGCAATTGAAGGGACAAAATCAAAGGTAGATTACTTTGGTGGAAAAGTAGCAGCGCATGATTACACAATTGAACCAGAAGATGGCGCTGTAGGTGTGTTTGCACATGAATTTGGACATGACCTTGGTTTACCGGATGAATATGATACGAAATATACTGGAAATGGTTCACCTGTTGAAGCTTGGTCATTAATGAGTGGAGGCAGTTGGACAGGAAAAATTGCAGGAACAGAGCCGACTAGTTTTTCACCACAAAATAAAGACTTCTTACAAAAGAATATGGGTGGTAACTGGGCAAAAATATTAGAAGTAGATTACGATAAAATTAAGCGTGGTGTAGGAATTCCTACATATATTGATCAAAGTGTTACGAAATCAAATCGTCCAGGTGTTGTACGTGTTAACTTACCAGATAAGAGTGTTGAAACGATTAAACCTGAGTTTGGAAAGCATGCATATTATAGTACAAGAGGTGATGATATGCATACAACATTAGAAACACCGTTCTTTGATTTAACAAAGGGAACAAATGCAAAGTTCGATTATAAAGCAAATTATGAGTTAGAAGCAGAGTGCGATTTCATTGAAGTACATGCTGTAACGGAAGATGGAACGAAAATATTAATTGATAGACTTGGAGAAAAAGTAGTCCAAGGAGATAAAGATACGACCGATGGAAAATGGATTGATAAATCATACGATTTAAGTCAATTTAAAGGAAAGAAAGTGAAACTACAATTCGACTACATTACAGATCCGGCTTTAACATATAAAGGCTTCGCAATGGATAGTGTAAATGTAACAGTTGATGGCCAAGTAGTATTTTCTGATGATGCAGAAGGACAATCTAAAATGAAGTTAAATGGATTCGTTGTTTCTGATGGGACAGAAAAGAAAGCTCATTATTACTACTTAGAGTGGAGAAACTATGCTGGGTCAGATAGTGGATTAAAAGCGGGAAGAGGCCCGGTGTATAATACAGGTCTTGTCGTTTGGTATGCAGATGATAGCTTCAAAGATAACTGGGTTGGGGTGCATCCAGGTGAAGGATTCCTTGGTGTTGTTGACTCTCATCCAGAAGCGTTAGTTGGCAATCTAAACGGAAAACCAGCGTACGGTAATACTGGAATGCAAATTGCAGATGCTGCATTCTCATTTGATCAAACGCCAGCATGGAGTGCAAATTCATTAACACGTGGACAATTTAATTATACTGGATTACAAGGTGTTACAACATTTGATGATTCAAAAGTATACAGCAACAAACAAATTGCTGACGCAGGACGCAAAGTTCCAAACCTTGGTCTTAAATTCCAAGTTGTTGGACAAGCAGATGATAAGTCTGCAGGTGCTGTTTGGATTAGACGTTAA
- the rbsB gene encoding ribose ABC transporter substrate-binding protein RbsB — protein MKKWLLILVACIMVVTAGCSMEPPDWAKDSSDKGRNKTIKVGFSVSTLNNPFFVTLKKGAEKKAKDSGIELIAVDAQNDAAKQTNDVEDLIQKGVDVVVINPTDSDAVASAVSAANAANVPVITVDRVANSGKVVSHIASNNVEGGQMASDYIRELVGEGTNVAELEGIPGSSAARERGKGFHNVADKSLKVVAKQAADFDRAKGLSVMENILQANSDIKAVFAHNDEMALGALEALKSAGKTDVVVVGFDATDDAVKAVKDGRMAATVAQKPELIGEKAMETAKEITQGKKVDKFVPIELELIKKK, from the coding sequence ATGAAAAAATGGTTACTGATACTCGTTGCATGCATCATGGTAGTTACTGCTGGTTGTTCAATGGAACCACCAGATTGGGCAAAGGATTCTAGCGATAAAGGTCGAAATAAAACTATTAAAGTTGGATTTTCTGTTTCCACTTTAAATAATCCATTTTTTGTCACGTTGAAAAAAGGTGCAGAAAAGAAAGCAAAAGATAGTGGCATTGAACTAATTGCTGTTGATGCACAAAATGATGCAGCGAAGCAAACAAACGATGTTGAAGATTTAATTCAAAAAGGTGTCGATGTAGTTGTTATTAATCCAACTGACTCAGATGCCGTTGCTTCAGCGGTAAGTGCAGCTAATGCAGCCAATGTTCCTGTTATTACAGTAGACCGAGTTGCGAATTCAGGTAAAGTTGTTTCTCACATTGCTTCTAACAATGTCGAAGGTGGTCAAATGGCTAGTGATTACATTCGGGAATTAGTTGGTGAAGGAACAAATGTTGCGGAGTTAGAAGGAATCCCTGGATCGTCTGCTGCTCGTGAGCGTGGGAAAGGATTCCATAACGTAGCTGATAAGTCTTTAAAAGTAGTAGCAAAACAAGCAGCTGATTTCGATCGTGCAAAAGGGTTATCCGTTATGGAAAATATTTTGCAAGCAAATAGCGATATAAAAGCAGTGTTTGCTCATAACGATGAAATGGCATTAGGCGCACTTGAGGCGTTGAAATCTGCTGGTAAAACGGACGTAGTCGTTGTTGGATTTGATGCAACGGACGATGCTGTAAAAGCGGTTAAAGATGGGCGCATGGCAGCAACAGTCGCTCAAAAACCGGAATTAATCGGAGAGAAGGCGATGGAAACAGCGAAAGAAATAACACAAGGTAAAAAAGTGGACAAATTTGTTCCGATTGAATTAGAGCTTATTAAGAAAAAATAA
- the fsa gene encoding fructose-6-phosphate aldolase translates to MKFFIDTANINEIKEANALGVVAGVTTNPSLVAKEGVDFHERIREICSFIEGPVSAEVISLEADKMIEEGKELAKIAPNVVVKVPMTTEGLKAVKAFSDLGIRTNVTLVFSAVQALLAARAGATYVSPFLGRLDDIGHNGMDLIRQIAEIFAIHGIETEIIAASVRHSVHVTEAALNGSHIATIPANVIASLVKHPLTDQGIEKFLADWEKTQEK, encoded by the coding sequence ATGAAATTTTTTATTGATACAGCAAACATTAACGAAATTAAAGAGGCAAATGCATTAGGTGTAGTAGCTGGAGTAACGACAAATCCATCACTTGTAGCAAAAGAAGGCGTAGATTTCCATGAGCGTATTCGTGAAATTTGCAGCTTTATTGAAGGACCTGTAAGCGCAGAAGTAATTAGCTTAGAAGCTGATAAAATGATTGAAGAAGGAAAAGAGTTAGCAAAAATCGCTCCAAACGTTGTTGTAAAAGTTCCAATGACAACAGAAGGCTTAAAAGCAGTAAAAGCATTCTCTGATTTAGGAATTCGTACAAACGTTACATTAGTATTCTCAGCAGTGCAAGCATTACTTGCAGCTCGCGCTGGTGCGACATACGTTTCACCGTTCTTAGGTCGCCTAGATGATATCGGTCATAACGGTATGGACTTAATTCGCCAAATCGCAGAAATCTTTGCAATTCACGGCATTGAAACAGAAATCATTGCAGCATCTGTACGTCACAGTGTTCATGTAACAGAAGCAGCATTAAACGGTTCACATATTGCAACAATCCCAGCAAACGTAATCGCTTCATTAGTGAAGCACCCATTAACAGATCAAGGAATTGAGAAATTCTTAGCTGATTGGGAAAAAACACAAGAGAAATAA
- the sph gene encoding sphingomyelinase C encodes MKGKLLKGVLSFGIGLGALYSGSSAQAETSINQNNTLKVMTHNVYMLSTNLYPNWGQNERANLIGAADYIKNQDVVILNEVFDNSASDRLLGNLKREYPNQTAVLGRSSGNEWDKTLGNYSSSTPEDGGVAIVSKWPIVEKIQYVFEKGCGPDNLSNKGFVYTKIKKNDSFVHVIGTHLQAEDSMCGKTSPASVRTKQLQEMQEFIQNKNIPNNEYVLIGGDMNVNKINAENNSDSEYASMFKTLHASIPSYTGHTATWDATTNSIAEYNFPDSPAEYLDYIIASKDHANPSYIENKVLQPKSSQWTVTSWLKKYTYNDYSDHYPVEATISMK; translated from the coding sequence GTGAAAGGTAAATTGCTAAAAGGTGTACTTAGCTTTGGGATTGGTTTAGGAGCTTTATATAGCGGATCTTCGGCTCAAGCAGAAACGTCTATAAATCAAAATAATACATTAAAAGTGATGACGCATAATGTGTACATGCTATCAACAAACTTATATCCGAACTGGGGACAAAATGAGCGTGCTAATTTAATTGGAGCGGCAGATTATATAAAGAATCAGGACGTTGTTATATTAAATGAGGTGTTTGATAATAGTGCCTCAGATCGTTTGTTAGGAAATTTGAAGAGAGAATATCCAAATCAAACGGCGGTATTAGGTCGTAGTAGTGGAAACGAATGGGATAAAACATTAGGGAACTATTCATCTTCGACTCCTGAAGATGGGGGCGTTGCGATCGTGAGTAAATGGCCAATCGTTGAAAAGATTCAATATGTATTTGAAAAAGGATGCGGACCAGATAACTTATCAAATAAAGGATTTGTATACACAAAAATTAAGAAAAATGATAGTTTCGTTCATGTAATTGGGACGCATTTACAGGCTGAAGATAGTATGTGCGGAAAAACTTCACCTGCATCTGTACGTACAAAACAGCTACAAGAAATGCAAGAGTTTATTCAAAATAAAAATATACCAAATAACGAGTATGTGTTAATTGGTGGGGATATGAACGTGAATAAAATAAACGCAGAGAACAATAGTGATTCAGAGTATGCATCCATGTTTAAAACATTACATGCTTCTATTCCATCTTATACTGGACATACAGCGACCTGGGATGCGACGACAAACAGTATTGCAGAATACAATTTCCCCGATAGCCCGGCCGAGTATTTAGATTATATTATTGCAAGTAAGGATCATGCGAATCCATCGTATATAGAAAATAAAGTGTTACAGCCGAAATCTTCACAATGGACTGTTACATCATGGCTCAAAAAATATACGTATAATGATTACTCTGATCATTATCCAGTAGAGGCGACTATTTCTATGAAGTAG
- the cerA gene encoding phospholipase CerA has product MKKKVLALAAAITLVAPLQSVAFAHENDGGQRVGVIPRWSAEDKHKEGVNSHLWIVNRAMDIMSRNTTLVKQDQVALLNEWRTELENGIYAADYENPYYDNSTFASHFYDPDNGKTYIPFAKQAKETGAKYFKLAGESYKNKDMKQAFFYLGLSLHYLGDVNQPMHAANFTNLSYPQGFHSKYENFVDTIKDNYKVTDGNGYWNWKGTNPEDWIHGAAVAAKQDYSGIVNDNTKDWFVKAAVSQDYADKWRAEVTPMTGKRLMDAQRVTAGYIQLWFDTYGNR; this is encoded by the coding sequence ATGAAAAAGAAAGTTCTTGCTTTAGCAGCAGCTATTACGTTAGTAGCGCCATTACAAAGCGTTGCGTTTGCTCATGAAAATGATGGAGGACAGAGAGTTGGAGTTATTCCACGCTGGTCTGCTGAAGATAAACATAAAGAAGGTGTAAACTCTCATTTATGGATTGTAAACCGTGCAATGGATATTATGTCTCGTAATACGACACTTGTAAAACAAGATCAAGTTGCACTATTAAATGAATGGCGTACGGAGTTAGAGAACGGTATTTATGCTGCTGACTATGAAAATCCTTATTATGATAATAGCACATTTGCTTCACACTTCTATGACCCAGACAATGGGAAGACTTATATTCCATTTGCAAAGCAGGCAAAGGAAACAGGTGCTAAATATTTCAAACTAGCTGGTGAGTCATACAAAAATAAAGATATGAAACAAGCATTCTTCTATTTAGGATTATCTCTTCATTATTTAGGAGATGTAAATCAACCGATGCATGCGGCAAACTTTACAAATCTTTCGTATCCACAAGGATTCCATTCTAAATATGAAAACTTTGTAGATACGATAAAAGATAATTATAAAGTAACGGATGGAAATGGATATTGGAACTGGAAAGGTACAAATCCAGAAGATTGGATTCACGGAGCGGCAGTAGCTGCGAAACAAGATTACTCTGGTATTGTAAATGATAATACGAAAGATTGGTTCGTAAAAGCAGCTGTATCGCAAGACTACGCAGATAAATGGCGCGCTGAAGTTACACCAATGACAGGTAAGCGTTTAATGGATGCACAACGTGTTACTGCTGGATACATCCAGCTTTGGTTTGATACGTACGGAAATCGTTAA
- a CDS encoding MFS transporter produces the protein MKYFIYFIVIVAFLDTFSQLPIMSTFAQSLGGTPLVIGLVVGMYSFANMIGNIIAGAAVDKFGAKKILYISMGITSFIVLLYTVVQSGEQLLVVRFMHGFSDGFLIPAAFTFLSKQTNSARQGKAMALSGAAVGTAAIVGPAFSGIMKATAGIEWVFITISILMVLGTIVSLFFLPNNVSRKDTSRTQMMNKEDMIELLRSEPLLQAYIGAFTLMFSQGIVTYMLPVKVEALALKASTTGMMLSVFGITAILFFLLPTNRIYDRFNRSKLMLIGITVMALALSLLGLFATKGMLFIVMMIYGIGFAILFPSINALLVENTTDDKRGKAFGLFYAFFSLGVVAGSFTVGAIGASPSVSFVIGTAFLLTFAGMIYVRSKVKKTMMG, from the coding sequence TTGAAATATTTTATTTACTTTATTGTTATCGTAGCGTTTTTAGATACATTTTCACAATTACCTATTATGAGTACTTTCGCTCAAAGCCTTGGAGGAACCCCTCTTGTTATCGGGCTAGTTGTCGGTATGTACTCATTCGCTAATATGATCGGTAATATTATTGCTGGAGCCGCTGTTGATAAATTTGGTGCAAAAAAAATCCTTTATATAAGCATGGGAATTACGAGTTTCATAGTCTTGTTATACACCGTTGTTCAAAGTGGTGAACAACTATTAGTTGTGCGCTTTATGCACGGTTTTAGTGACGGATTTTTAATTCCTGCTGCCTTTACGTTTTTATCAAAACAAACAAATTCAGCAAGGCAAGGTAAGGCAATGGCTCTATCTGGTGCTGCTGTTGGAACAGCGGCAATCGTAGGACCTGCTTTCAGCGGCATTATGAAAGCAACAGCTGGTATAGAGTGGGTGTTCATTACCATTTCTATTTTAATGGTCCTTGGTACAATCGTATCTCTATTCTTCCTACCAAATAACGTATCAAGAAAAGATACATCAAGAACACAAATGATGAACAAAGAAGATATGATTGAACTATTGAGATCTGAGCCTTTATTACAAGCATATATTGGTGCTTTCACACTAATGTTTTCACAAGGGATTGTCACTTATATGTTACCAGTAAAAGTTGAGGCGTTAGCACTTAAAGCATCTACAACAGGCATGATGTTAAGTGTATTCGGAATTACCGCTATCCTCTTCTTCTTACTGCCAACAAATCGTATTTACGATCGATTTAATCGTTCAAAACTAATGCTAATTGGGATTACAGTAATGGCATTAGCGTTATCTTTACTTGGATTATTCGCAACAAAAGGTATGCTCTTTATCGTTATGATGATTTATGGCATTGGATTCGCTATCCTCTTCCCATCGATAAATGCATTACTTGTTGAAAATACGACAGATGATAAACGCGGAAAAGCATTCGGATTGTTTTATGCTTTCTTCTCATTAGGAGTTGTTGCTGGATCCTTTACAGTTGGTGCAATCGGGGCATCCCCTAGCGTCAGCTTCGTTATCGGAACTGCATTCTTATTAACATTTGCCGGTATGATTTACGTAAGAAGCAAAGTAAAAAAGACAATGATGGGGTAA
- the bdhA gene encoding (R,R)-butanediol dehydrogenase — protein MKALLWHNQHDVRVEEVPEPTVRPGAVKIKVKWCGICGTDLHEYLAGPIFIPTEEHPLTHVKAPVILGHEFSGEVVEIGEGVTSHKVGDRVVVEPIYSCGKCEACKHGHYNVCEQLVFHGLGGDGGGFSEYTVVPEDMVHHIPDEMTYEQGALVEPAAVAVHAVRQSKLKEGEAVAVFGCGPIGLLVIQAAKAAGATPVIAVELSKERQELAKLAGADYVLNPATQDVLAEIRNLTNGLGVNVSFEVTGVEVVLRQAIESTSFEGQTVIVSVWEKDATITPNNLVLKEKEVIGILGYRHIFPAVIKLISSGQIQAEKLITKKITVDQVVEEGFEALVKDKKQVKILVSPK, from the coding sequence ATGAAGGCATTACTTTGGCATAATCAACATGATGTACGAGTAGAAGAAGTACCAGAACCAACTGTAAGACCAGGAGCAGTGAAAATTAAAGTTAAATGGTGTGGTATCTGCGGGACAGACCTGCATGAATATTTAGCAGGTCCTATTTTTATTCCAACAGAAGAACATCCATTAACACACGTAAAAGCACCGGTTATTTTAGGTCATGAGTTTAGTGGTGAGGTAGTAGAAATTGGTGAAGGAGTTACATCTCATAAAGTGGGAGACCGCGTTGTTGTAGAACCAATTTATTCTTGTGGTAAATGTGAAGCTTGTAAACATGGACATTACAATGTTTGTGAACAACTTGTTTTCCACGGTCTTGGTGGAGACGGCGGTGGTTTCTCTGAATATACAGTAGTACCAGAAGATATGGTTCATCATATTCCAGATGAAATGACGTATGAACAAGGTGCGCTTGTAGAACCAGCAGCAGTAGCAGTTCATGCAGTACGTCAAAGTAAATTAAAAGAGGGTGAAGCTGTAGCTGTATTTGGTTGTGGTCCGATTGGGCTTCTTGTAATCCAAGCAGCAAAAGCAGCAGGAGCAACTCCTGTTATCGCAGTGGAACTTTCTAAAGAACGTCAAGAGCTAGCTAAATTAGCAGGTGCTGATTACGTATTAAATCCAGCAACTCAAGATGTACTAGCAGAAATTCGCAACTTAACAAATGGTTTAGGTGTAAATGTTAGCTTTGAAGTAACAGGTGTTGAAGTTGTACTTCGTCAAGCAATTGAAAGTACAAGCTTTGAAGGCCAAACTGTAATTGTTAGTGTGTGGGAAAAAGATGCGACAATTACTCCGAACAACCTTGTATTAAAAGAAAAAGAAGTTATCGGTATTCTTGGATATCGTCATATATTCCCAGCTGTTATTAAATTAATTAGCTCTGGTCAAATTCAAGCAGAGAAATTAATTACGAAAAAAATTACAGTGGACCAAGTTGTTGAAGAAGGCTTTGAAGCACTTGTAAAAGATAAAAAACAAGTGAAAATTCTTGTTTCACCTAAATAA
- a CDS encoding potassium channel family protein: MLSFMLTLKRMLRACLRAWKDKEFQVLFVLTILTLTSGTIFYSTVEGLRPLDALYFSVVTLTTVGDGNFSPQTDFGKVFTILYIFIGIGLVFGFIHKLAVNVQLPSILSKRKKE; the protein is encoded by the coding sequence ATGCTTTCATTTATGTTGACATTGAAACGGATGTTAAGAGCCTGTTTACGAGCATGGAAAGATAAAGAGTTTCAAGTGTTATTCGTATTAACAATTTTGACATTAACATCGGGGACGATTTTTTATAGTACAGTTGAAGGATTACGTCCTCTTGACGCTTTATATTTTAGTGTGGTCACGTTGACGACTGTCGGTGATGGGAATTTTAGTCCGCAAACTGATTTTGGAAAGGTATTTACGATCTTATACATATTTATCGGGATTGGATTAGTGTTTGGATTTATTCATAAATTAGCAGTTAATGTGCAACTGCCAAGTATATTATCGAAAAGAAAAAAAGAGTAA